CTCGAATACGAAGGTAAGGAAGATCCGGTCAAAGCCATTCCCAAGCATTTGGCGGAGCTTCGAAGATTAATTGAGTGATTACCTTTTCGCGATTGAGAATTGTGGGGCTGGGCAACTCCTCACCTCATGAACTATAAAAACAGACTGATCCCGCTGCCGCAGAACCGCGTCTGGCGCACTTATCCAGGCGGTCGCGTTCTTGATAAACTGGTTGGCAAAAGCGATCCCTGTGACAGTCATTTCCCGGAAGACTGGATCGCCTCGGTTACACCTGCCCGGAATCCTGACTCGCACAGCGAGCATGAAGGCATTTCCAAAGTCCAGATTGACGGCCAGGAGTTGCTTTTCACGGACCTGATTGCATCAGACCCGGAGTATTTTCTAGGGAAAGATCATGTGGCTCGCTTTGGTGAGCAACTCATGGTCCTTGTCAAGCTATTGGATTCGGCGGTGCGCCTGCATTTCCAGACTCACCCCACTGCGGAATTTGCCCGAGCCCATCTCAGTTCGAACTCCGGCAAAGCGGAGGCCTATTACATTTTAAGTGTGCGCGATGGTATTGATGAGCCATACGTGTATCTGGGCTTTCAACGTCCACCCAGTCGCGAGGAGCTCAAACGCTGCATCGAAGAGCAGGACCTTGTCACCCTGGAAAGCTTTTTTGACAAGATTAAGGTTAAACCAGGAGATGTTTTATTTATCCCAGGCGGAGTCCCGCATGCCATCGGGGAGGGTATTTTCATGGTCGAAATCATGGAACCATCGGATCTTGCCGTTCGCTTCGAGTTTGAGAAGGCGGGTTACACCTTGCCCGAGTCCGCCCGATTTATGAACCGAGGGTTGGAGTTTTGTCTCGATGTGTTCGACTTCCGGCCGATGCCAGAGTCGATGGTCCGCGAGAAGTTCATGTTCGAACCTCAGTTGGAAGTGACTTACGGAGAAACCGCTCACCGCTATCACCTGATTGGCTCCGAAACTACGTCCTGTTACCGAATAAAGAAATCAGTGATCAAGGGTGCTGTAATGCGCGAAGAAAGTTCCTTCTTTACAGGTGTCATCACCGCAGGTTCCTGTGTGTTGAGAGCGGAAGGAGGAGTCATAGAGCTAAAAACGTTCGACAAGTTCTTCTGCCCCGCTGGTTTGGACTCCTACGAAATCGAGGCTGACCAGGAAGTACAAATCCTGGAGTGTTTTCCGCCTGTTTGAGCTCGCTGGCTTTTCATATCTAAAAGCTGTTGGCTCGAATGGGGGATGTCTCGTTGTTTATGAAGGAGTTAAAGCAGCGTTTCAGTATCTGGTATAACCGCAGTCACCAACGTTACGGGACTCTCTGGCGGAGCGATTCAAGAGCGTTTTGATTGAAGATGCGGCCACTTGCCTCAGGACGGTGGCTGCATACATTGATCTGAATCCCGTTCGGGCGAGTCTGGTGGAAGACCCGAAGGATTACCGA
The Verrucomicrobiota bacterium DNA segment above includes these coding regions:
- a CDS encoding class I mannose-6-phosphate isomerase, with translation MNYKNRLIPLPQNRVWRTYPGGRVLDKLVGKSDPCDSHFPEDWIASVTPARNPDSHSEHEGISKVQIDGQELLFTDLIASDPEYFLGKDHVARFGEQLMVLVKLLDSAVRLHFQTHPTAEFARAHLSSNSGKAEAYYILSVRDGIDEPYVYLGFQRPPSREELKRCIEEQDLVTLESFFDKIKVKPGDVLFIPGGVPHAIGEGIFMVEIMEPSDLAVRFEFEKAGYTLPESARFMNRGLEFCLDVFDFRPMPESMVREKFMFEPQLEVTYGETAHRYHLIGSETTSCYRIKKSVIKGAVMREESSFFTGVITAGSCVLRAEGGVIELKTFDKFFCPAGLDSYEIEADQEVQILECFPPV